DNA sequence from the Actinomycetota bacterium genome:
GAAGCCGGCGCAAACGACTACGTTTCGAAGCCGTTCAGCCCGACCGAGTTGCTGTCGCGAATTCGCAAGTGGGTGGAGGGACGTGAGGACTTGGCGCGGACGAGGTGACGCACTTTACGCCTCGTTAATCCTCGGGCTTTTCGTGCTCGAGACGGTTGTGCTGGCCGTGCTGTCTTGGGCGGCCTTGGTCGGTTCCGGTGGAGTGCTGCCGGATTCGGCTTTCCGCAACATCGTGATTGGAGCTGTTCTCGCCACCGGCCTTGCCGTCTTGCTGGCCACATCATTCGTGCTGCTCTACCACGTGCTTACCCAACGCCGCGCCGGTGTCGTCGGAGGGATCGGCGAGTGGGCATCACTGTGGGCGGGAGTTGTCTTCAGCGGCGCCGCGGCGCCGGAGGGACCGCTGCCGCGTGACGGTGTTGAGGCGCTGATCGCGATGCGAGAGGTTCTTCGCGGTGTTGACGGGACGCGGATTGACGAGCTGTTTCAAACGTATCGAATCCCCAGCATGGCGCTGGAGAGCGCGCGGGCCGGGTTCCGCCGCCGCCGGCTCCCCGGAGGGGGGCGGCAGGCTCTCGCAGGACGCCTTGACGGCCTTGAGGTCCTCGCCCGCGTGCGCGCGCCCGAGGCGTTCGAGCCCCTCATGGGGTTTCTCTCCGACGAGACTCCGTCGGTTCGTCGCGCGGCGCTGCAGGGTCTTGCGCGAACGATCGCCGCGATGCCGTCGAGTACGGTGCGCTCGCGCGCGACGGAACGGTTCTCGGCGGCTCTTCGGACCACCGATCTGCCGGCGGGTGTCTTGGAAGACGCCCTGATCCTGCTCGGGGACGTGGCGTCAAAGGTGGCCGGCGACCTGCTGCGGTCGCCGGATGCGTCTCGATCTCACGTCTTGGTTGCCTTGAGTGTGGTCGGCAAGATGGGTCTGCTGACTCTCTCCGACGACGCCGCCGCGCTCGTTGGGGATCCCCATTCCGACGTGCGCGCCTCGGCGATTCGCGCGCTGTGCAGGCTGGGATACCTCCCGCCGGGAAGCGAGCCGAGCATCATCGCCGCGCTTCGCGATGAGGTGGAATTCGTGCGTTCGCAGGCTGTGCGCGCGCTTGCGCTTGCGAGTGCGGAGGTCGCAGTGCCGAAGTTGCACTGTCTCCTCGCCGATCAATCGTGGTGGGTTCGCCGGTCCGCCGCGCAGACTCTGCTCCGCATGGGCGCGCGCGGAGGCGCTGCCCTGGAGGACGCCGCCCGGAGGAGCCCGGACAAGTATGCGCGACAAATGGCCGTGCAATCGCTCTTGGACGCGGGCAAGATCGATCCCGCCGAGGCTAGGCGAATGCGGGAGGCGGTGTGAGAACCGCTGAAGCCCTGGTCGTCGGTTTTCAGCAGTTCGTTCTTATTTACTTCGCGGTGCTGAACCTGACTTACGCGTTGTTCGTATACCTCGGGTTGCGGTCGGTGATCGTTGCCGCGCGCGGGATGTCTGAAATCGTCTTGCAGGATCTGTTGGAGCGCGGGGCGTACAAGCCGGTTTCGATTCTGGTTCCCTCCTACAACGAGGAGCAGAGCATCGTCTCCAGTGTGCGCGCGCTACTGGGCCTGCATCACCCGGAGTATGAAGTCGTCGTCATCGCCGACGGACCGACCGACGAGACGGTGACGCGTCTCATCGAGGCGTTTGCGCTCGTGGAGGTTCCAGAGGTCTACCGCGTCACGCTGCCGACGATGCCGGTGCACCGCGTTCTCCGGTCGGTGCGCCATCCAAACCTGATCGTGGCCGAGAAGGAGAACGGCGGCAAGGCCGACGCGCTTAACGTTGGGATCAACCTTGCGAGGTACCCCATTGTGTGCGCGGTCGACGCCGACTCGTTGCTGGACGCGCGCGCCCTGCTTCGCGCCTACCGGATCTTCTCCGAAGACGAGACCGTCGTGGCCGTCGGTGGAACGGTT
Encoded proteins:
- a CDS encoding HEAT repeat domain-containing protein, with translation MLETVVLAVLSWAALVGSGGVLPDSAFRNIVIGAVLATGLAVLLATSFVLLYHVLTQRRAGVVGGIGEWASLWAGVVFSGAAAPEGPLPRDGVEALIAMREVLRGVDGTRIDELFQTYRIPSMALESARAGFRRRRLPGGGRQALAGRLDGLEVLARVRAPEAFEPLMGFLSDETPSVRRAALQGLARTIAAMPSSTVRSRATERFSAALRTTDLPAGVLEDALILLGDVASKVAGDLLRSPDASRSHVLVALSVVGKMGLLTLSDDAAALVGDPHSDVRASAIRALCRLGYLPPGSEPSIIAALRDEVEFVRSQAVRALALASAEVAVPKLHCLLADQSWWVRRSAAQTLLRMGARGGAALEDAARRSPDKYARQMAVQSLLDAGKIDPAEARRMREAV